Below is a genomic region from Gadus chalcogrammus isolate NIFS_2021 chromosome 19, NIFS_Gcha_1.0, whole genome shotgun sequence.
TCGTTTGCACCGAGCGGTGTGCTACTGTTCGTTGCGGTACATTGCGGCTCTGTTCGCTTATATTGGCCGGTCTGTGAAGCCTGCGGCCGGGCTGCCGCGGCCGAGCGGTGGAGCCCGCGAGGAGGGTTGACTTGATgtataaatgaagtccctcaatcttaattggcttaacaccatgaccaacattttGAAACATCCCTTAGCATCCACATTTGCCccaaacaatgttaggcttacagcccatgaaaatagttgtgaaataatgttcttgttgtttgttTAATTGTTTATTACTCTGACAGTTCtttttgatattgtggaaaggatgttagtgaatgattcagagcatgaagcattttaaatggcatcacttttggtattgtgtctttatttttcttaaaacaattgtagctgaaaataaacatagccaaattacaatagcttcagtcattgaggggtaaaataggcccaatgataggcccagatttctttatttagttttacaaatcaagagtaggcctgatttgaactaattggctttgcatcctttccttctgcccttgtagtccaagacatgctttccaccagctttcaaagtacaatgctgccacttGTGGATTTAtatcaattcacataattatcccatCCTGCGATGTTGTAGTTCACcgaaacaccctgaaacaacttgagtgtCACATACTTATGCAACAATAGGCCACTatcagtgcaagcaggccaatggcaaccaagcgcgcagtccttcctccctcactttaaaaaccaccagccgccactgatatatatatattaatagctTAGCATTTGGAAGGTTTGATGTTTCTATCATTTTATTTGCATCTGCTTTATCAACCCTCCCCCTGTCTTTCAACATAGACATCCCCTGAGAGAGAATTTTATCAACAAAGTCAAGGACAGCAAAAAGTTCCCTCTAACCACTTTTTGAAATTATTTAAGCAGTTTAAAACCTTTCTATTTGGTAATTAGAACCATACCATTACTCACGTGGAACCTAGCACTTGCACCCTTGGTGTTATCACCACAAAATTGCTCCAGGAGGTCATTGACGCTGTTGGACCCAATATTTTATCAATCTACAGCTCCCTATTGAGTGACTCTGTCCCTTCTGCTTTTAAACACGCTGTAGTCCAGCCAGTTAGGGCATCAATGGTTTTATTCATACCTTTAAGAAAGAGACTCTGCAGTTACTACAGGTAAATACTCTTCCTCTACAACTAATATTTCCTATGGCGTACCGCAGGGCTCTATTTAAGGTCCTCTATGATTCTCAATATATGCTACCACTTGGTCACAGAAATCCTGTCGTTTCTCCATGCTCTGTGAACGATACATAACTACTACCCTCTTACACCTGGTGACCCAAACAGCCCAGCTGCTGTAAAACTGCCCCATACTAAGTTGGACGGCAACATGTCAGTAATTTACTAACTGGCGCATTAGGGACCTCAATGTCAGTAATGTAACTGGTTAATAAGTTAACATGCACCTAGTCTTTTTATAGGTGCTAAAGTTAAATAAAGTTTagtattattaacaactacacaAACAACTTCACTGACGCATGCAGATGTTGATTGATGTAGGGATTGATGGATGGACTGCTTGTCTAATTTCTTCCCCAGACGTAAGGAATCTATGATGATAAGGCAGACTCTGGACAGCCTGCGCTTGGACCTGAGCATGGACGAAGACGAGCCTTTGGAGAAAGAGCAGCTAGCCGTGGTCTAGTCTCCTACCTGCGCCCTTCGTGCTGGAGCACTCTGTCTCATGGGCTAGATTCATACTGGGCTTTAAAACACAGAAACCAGCTAGCATTCTCATAAGAAACCATCCaaacaaaagacaaaataaaaaaacaatttttaAAGAGGttgaaaacatttattaattagTTAGTTTAAATTgtaagtaaaaaataaacacagatagATACTGCCTCACCCCCCtgtggtatttttttttattcttctaaACTTTTACGGAAGCTCCTTCACGAAACCTCAACTACTGCTCTGTCCGGATTCCTTCTTGTGCTTCTCTTCGTCCCCTCCTTGAAGCGATCTTTAGTCGTCCTCTGTTGTAATGTACACGCATTACATGCAGTATTTCCATGTATTCCATGTCTTGAGATTCTGAGAAGGTCAGCGGTCCTGGGGACAACATGGCCGGGGGGGCAGTAGGGGCCAGTGCCCCGGGGCCCGGGCATGGCAAACAGCCCgtaaaaagacaaaacaaagagCTCAATGAAATCAAGGGGCCCCAGCTGCACTGGCATGGAGGCTTACTCTTCTCATGCCTGCTGCGGCCATGTTTATATGTTTGATACACCATAGTTCCTACCGAGTGATCACAACGAACTAATCCGCGACTGTGATCGATTTTCTTGTCTGCAGCACGATATACAAATCGATAACACACTGATTTAAAGTCTCGCAGATTTCCCTGCCTGCTTTTAACTATCGTCACCATCGTCGATTTGTTTTTGCTACGAGTGGGCCCCGTGTTGGGCCCCAAGCTGGTCCCCGTGTTGGGCCCCGTGTGGATCCTGTGTCTGGCCCCCGGCTGGGCCCCTTGTTGGGCCCCGTGCTGTCCAGCCCTGGCACTCGGGGTCCTGTATTATGGGACAGGGACTAATGAATGTTCATTTGAACTTTTTTTGATTTCCCCCGTTGCCCCgattactttatttatattgaattaattttgtgttatttttataaattgaagaatattttcaattttttttgttttgttttttctatgGGGGACGTAATCATTGAGAGGAGATTGATCATTCTTTACTGTAAGCGGTGGGTAGCCTGAATCCATTCATGTATGTAGCAGGTGTCGAGCTCGTTAAGAAGATTTTTTAAGAAACATCAGAACTAAATATGCTTCCCCATTAGACTTTGtattaaaatgttgttttggaCATCCAGTCATGAATAAGTCATCATGAAAATATCTGGACGCTTTTCTATCAGTGATAGACAACCAGTCATGGCTGTCCTCTGTAAGCTTAATATTAATTAGTATTGTAAATCAATATTAATTCATACTGTACTCATTTTATGCCATATTGTCATATTGTGTGGAAAAAGTTGTGGGCTTGGTTTCTTGCTTGAGAGTAAATGTGTGATTTGTGTTGCCTTGCATGAATTATTCTGTCTATCTCAGGAGTTTAACCTCCTTACTTTATATACAAGGTACACAGCATGTATGGTAAGAATGGTTTTAATGTGAAATTGTGGAAGTCTTCTTTCTAGTGGGTGTGACTAATGTGGAATACCTACAAATCAGATAATGATTTATAGACACCCGTTCTATGTACTATTTGAGGAGCTTTGGTGATAGAATAtttgagtttttatttttaacacaTTGTAGTAGTTAAAGAAAACTgttatgcttcttttttttttaagtctgttGGTAATAGTCGATGAGAGGTTCTTAACTCTATGTCTTTTGCTCAAAACATGCATCGTATTTGTATAGCCTGCTGCTATACGCTCTGTTTACATTGGTTTGTAACCTACCAAGCTAGCTGTCCCTGTGGTTTACAAATCTGTCATTAATCTTCTATGTGTGTCATGTTCCACAGAATTCATATCTGAGGCTAAAGGCATTTCTCTAGAGGGCTATCACATTTTTTGGccattgtattttatttcaggTATATCTTCCTTTATTAAATAAAGCTATGAATGTATACTCCATTGTCTGGATCGCtgttatattatgtatattagtATTGTACATAATAGCATTCATTTGTACAATGACTATCGATGGAATTATCCCAATTTAATTACACTATGTACCCTATAGCTCTTCTAGTAGAGCATAGCATTAGAGGTGTAAGGGCTTTGAGTTCGATTTACAAGGACATTTGCGATTCCTTAAAGACAGCAAAttgtcatattaaatcaatttgtaataaatagtctttttttttttcattcaaaaAAGATATCcccaaaaaaaatccagaattcAAAATTGTTAAATAATTGTAGCTGACACAGAAAACAGTACCAGATGAAAAGGAAACTTCCAggtgtacttttattttgaaatttcacTCAATAATGCATACTTTCTGAACCATATTACATGGGGGACGACGTCTAGATTTGTTCCCTTAAATTAGAATATAATGTCACTTTCAAGGTCATTGTTCAACCGTTTCAAACCTGCCTCTTTGGCAGAAATCTATAGATTACAAAATGGTGATTAGAGTccagggtcaaaggttaaaCTAAACTCAATTAAAAAGTTGAATTCACGTTCAGTGACCATGAAACAACTGCTGCGGCCGCCTCAACATCTTAAGTTTAAAAATGGGTTTGAGTATTACGATTTAAatcttaattaaaaaaaaattactaaGATTGTTGACTTACTCCAGAAAGGCCAACAGGGGCCACCATTTGAACAACGGATTGGGAACACCATGGACTACATCCCCACCAGACAATTCATTAAAAACATCAACACCCACAATTCTTCATTCTCAATGTGTCCAACATGCTGACATGGCAACAAgcctaacaaacacacaggcatcgGTGCACACAgtagaaacaacacacacacacacacacacacacacacacacacacacacacacacacacacacacacacacacacacacacacacacacacacacacacacacacacacacacacacacacacacacacaaaccgcagGCATTGGACAAATCAAAGTCTTGTTTGATAGTTCAGCACATAATGGGTTCACGCGTAGTGGAGAAAGAATTTGGACAGAATATATGTTGTCATCTTATCTGTATAAAGTTTAAACACCACAATCCACTTCCTTTTGGCACTGCTTTTTAAGGTTCTGTTAATAAAGATATGAAGTATGTACCATCTTATGACCTTTCGAAAGGATGTCAACAAAGAGAAGAGCATTTTTAGTTAAGAATGCATTAATACAGGCACAGCAAGACTCTTCTAAACAATGTAAACTTCTCATGTATTTATATACCACACTTGACACTTGGGTTTCAAATAAAAGGAAATGCTTTAAGATGAACAGTGCCGTTTAATATAACTGTAAACCACAACTACAGTGTACTTGGAGAAAATGTTATTTCTGTGATTTAGgacaaaaaagacaaaataatatataaaaagacaATATTGGGATGAAATAGATTAATTAAGAAAAGGTTTCCAAAAGAAGTGTAAGATTACAGATCAGATTACAGATTGGTCCCGGAGATTGTCTCGAGTGAAGGCAGGAAGTGTGGGCGGTCCCAGGGGTCCATTCATAAAGTTGAAAAAATGCAGTTGTCATGACAACATAAACATAATAGTTTGGACGTGGGTATTATGAGATTAAGAGCGTTTGAGATTACCGGTGCTTTTCTACAAGCATAATCGAACCACACTAGGATATTAGACAGATTATCTTTCCATAGCCTATCTATAGTCTGTCTATGCAATAATTTGATCATGGAACATAATTGTTGTAAATTTCCTTCTAAATCGGATGAGAAATCAACATTTGCCTCAGCACGTCTATCGTCCAGGCATCACCCGATTCTTGGTCTGTAATTCTGTAGTACTTCCTTGATTTGAATGTGGTCTGACACGGTCAAGCCGTGTGCATGGAGCACTCTAGTGCAACAAGAACCACAGTTAGATGagtttagattagattagatccATTGGAGGGACAAAGCAGGCCAGAGCAGCAAACGCACAGAGCACAGACGGCTGCTCCTCCACGTGGGCGTGACGCCCAGCCTCTGTAGCGACGCATGGCTGCTCTAGTGGTGATCAGCAGCTATGATACAGACCATCTTATGTGGCATTAGGTGGTGTTCAATCAGAGGATGCTGAGGTTGTACTAAACACCTTCAAACAGCACTTCTAACAGTGTTAGAACAGTAACAATAGTAATAATTAATCATGGATGAATATAGCTTGagaaaaatacaaatcaaataatgataatataacatatatttTAGACAAAAtgaatattttctttttaaatggtaCGCTATTTAATTAATCTCCTtgttaatataaatgtaatatatgatGGTTACATGTGGGTTGCTCGATACTTCACTTGGTGTGTAAAGCAGGTTCCCATTTACGCAGTGTTAGCTCGCTACCGCAAGGGCGAAGTTAGCCGCTATTTTATTTGAAGTGACAGAATAAGAAATGAAATATTTAAATTGATAATGTATGATGAGGCTTGGTGTGATTAAATTAGAAACAATATGTATTAAAAAGCTGATTATGTCAAGGAAACACATCAGGTGTATCAGGTGTAGAAAACAATACTCTGCTTGAACCAGTTCAGCCAAGGCAAAACACTAGTTCCGAACAATACTTTTACCTTTGTCTAATTCATAATATGGCCTTTTTATGGATAATACCTTTAGACATTAGACATGAAAAGCACAACTACTAGCAATACTGGTTGTCTCAATGGTCCAGTATTGATGCGTTGCCTGCAATGGACCTACAAGCTAACTGCAGTATCACTACTGTGCTGAAGCCATAGTGGATGCAATCTGAATCGGCTGTTTTGTTTCTACTGGGCTGTGTCTATGCCATCAAAACATGTTTAACTTTGGAGAAGGCAATACAAGACACACAATGGTGATTCAATGGTATAATTCTAGTGTACCTATATCCAAACACAAGGAAAATAAACATGTTGTAACGGTAGTGGTACCAACCCAACTGGTGTTGTATCACCCTAATGTTACTATGGTAACTCAAAAAAAACCAATACATTATATGTCAATAGCTCAGGTGACCAGACAGATCTTCAGACAAAATGGCCATAAAACAATTCCCTAAAGCAAATGATTCACATGTGGAGCATAGCGCGAGAGACATCTCAGTATGATTGCAATGctgatattattaattatatctATCAGGACTTTTTAAAGGCTGTAGATAGAAAATAAAAGGGGAAACCACTTCAGGGCTAGATGCTTGACACATGGATCATAGGCTGTAGCGTCTAGCTAGGACCTTAAGCTAGCTACCAAGGAACAGTCCTCCACTATACTCGTCCTGGCCCCACTCAGTGGGCTGACCTGTGACAGCCCAGTGTTGCCACTATGGGGAGACAAAGTGGTGTCAGAGTGACATTACAACGCAGAGGGAGAGCGTGATAAAGAGGggaagaaaacacaaaataagaGCTGGTCTGTAGACAGACCACCGAAAAACCCATGATGGTAAACCAGAAGACTAAGGAATGGTCTAACCAGAATTTGGGAAACATAGGATGTGATTGGATGAGGGGATGGTAGACGGTTGGTTTCCTGAATGTCATCTAACATGCACATTTCTTCTCATTGGGCTGGGCGGGGCTAAGCTTGGTTGCTCCGTTGCCATTGGCTGGTTCTGCTGGGGGTTTGTCCACGCACTGTTCCATCCTCTTCATGACCAGGTCCAGCAGCGTGATCACCGCCttgtccacctccacccccgtcGCTGCACTCGTCTCAAAGTACGGGATCCTAAAGAGGACAAAACACAGCCATATCACAGTCAAACAAGTACAGTGTCCTGCAGAGGACAAATTACACAAGACAATTACAGTCACACCAGGTAAGGTGTCCTGCAGAGGATAAAACACGGCAATTTGACATGCAATCCAAGTATGGTGTCAGAGGAAGAAACACAAGATTATTACAGTCAaactaagtaggcctacagtataggcctactgtatagcTATAAGTAGACTGCAGGTCCTCGTTTGTGACCAGGGTACACATCAGTAGCACTGGATGCTAACACCATGGTGCAGCATGGGGGGTTTGTTTGCAGGGATAGCATGTTAGCGTGAGACCTACTTACCCGTATTTATCAGCTAGCTCCTTGGCCTGTTTCTCCTGGACCTCCCTCTGGTCGGCCAGGTCAGCCTTGTTCCCCACCAACACGATGTCTGGGTTCTCACAGTACGCATTAGCCTGCAGCTGACCTAGCATTCAGAACAGTAGCGTTATCTCACGTAGCATTCAGGACAGTAGCATTAGCATGTAGCTGACCCATTATTTAAAACAGTAGCCTGTGGCCGGCCCAGAATACTGAACAGAAGAGTTAGACTGTAGCCGACCGAGCATTCGTGTTAGCCTATGGCTGACCTAGCATTCAGAACAATAGAGTAAGCCTGTCGCTTACCAAGCATTCAAACGCCTACCTGTTCGTTAAGACATGTATCTGAACACACTGTAAGTCATTTTGGATAAAAGGGTCAGCAACGTAATGGTACTAAAAAGATTGAAATGAGTAGCAGAAGAACAAGAAGTATGAgggacagaaggaggaggagaaatgtAGTACTGTAAGGAGGTCAAGAAGCATCATAAGACTACAGTTGTAGTCTTATACAACTAATATGCCTGCTGGCTAACAATGGCACATTACAGAAATTTGGATTTATGTGCACTGTcctttgaataaataaatgaaattaaataaaaggtaGCAGAGTGGGAGCCGAAGTGAAGctgtaagaggaggaggaggaggaggggaaggaggaggaggaggaggaggaggaggaggaggaggaggaggaggaggaggagcgtacTCATCCAGTTGCGGACGTTGAGGAAGCTCTGCTGGCTGGTGAGGTCGAACATCAGCAGGAAGCCCATAGCATCCCTGAAGAACGCTGTGGTCAGACTGCGgaacctgacacacacaaacacacacacacacatacacacctgtaGTCTTCCGCTAAACTGGAACCAGGATTAATAATTCAACAATCACATCTCACTAAGTACATACTTGTAGCGAATACATGGcctgtcggtgtgtgtatgcgtgtgtcgtCACGTCTTTCAAGATGttggcctttttttttattgtttctctACATCTTATTGTGTTGATCattattatgtttcatttgtttACTTTCTAGTTAAAGGACAACCTGATCCCAACAGGTTCTGAGATGATCGCCTGAGATTGCTCCCTCTAAATGTTAAACTCACGCTGTTGCATACATCGTGGGCCTGGTGATCAACAGGTGAGCCTGTTGATCATGGAGAATCCACCCAAACCCAAACCTAGTCCCCCCTGACCGGTCCAGGTCCAGGACGAGGGGACAGGTTAACTCTGGTTAAATTTTAGTGCGGCCGAGCTCGGCCTTGTGATTGGACAATCGACCTCAGTGGCCACTGGCGGACTCCTCTTGGTTTGGAGGGGGGGAGCTGGCGTCATGATGACGGGCGGTGGGGGTCTTACCTCTCCTGGCCGGCTGTGTCCCAGAGCTGCAGGTGGACCTTGAAGGTCTTCCCCGCGGTGGTCCCATTGGGGTTGGAGGCCGTGTACACCTGAGGAGACAGCACTAGACCGATCAGAGACCACCTGACCCCCCCTCGATCAAACATAGACCTGAAGTGAGGAACTTTGTAGAATAGGAGGCATTCACCccaggcagccatcttggtgctTTTCCACCATTCCAGGTAGAATAAAAACAACTGGTTGCTTGGTAACTCTAGAATGTTTGGTCAAGAAGTAGCAAGATGATGGGAGGGACTTCAGATTTCATGCTTTTTGGACTTTAGATCACATGATTGAAACCATACCCCGAGACATGTTTCACAAGGTCTGGCAAGTCGGATCCCTTCATCCCCTTCGTcactcttttttctttctcaccTCACCTCAGCAGctgtctcttcttctcttctccttctctatccCCATCTCTATGTCGCTCTTTTTCTTATCAACACGAtaacttcctctctctgtctgttctgtctTGTTCAAGTATCTGCTttatctcagtctctctctctctctctctatttgaaTTGTCCACTTATCTCTTCATTTcaatttcctttttatttttgtttcgcCATTTATTTTAGTCTtcccccgttttttttttttcatttttatcatatctcacacacgcactcacacatgcgTCATTCCGGGGATGTCCATTATAACAAAGGACATTTTATTACAGGAGCTGGCAAACAATAGGGCACTGAGACAATGCATCACCACGGCTACGCAACATATCGCCAGGGAAACACATTGCCTCGGTAACGCATCGCCAGAGCAACGCATCACCAGGACAACGCTACACCAGGGCAACACTTTCATGCGGTTAGGGAAAAACATATTTTAGCTAGCTGCACTTTTGTGTTGGGAAGGGATGTGGTAACTCACCACTCTCTTTTCCCTGAAGTCGATGCCGACTGTGGTGATGAACTTGGGGTTGAACTTGTTGTCGGTGTACCTATAGAGGAAGGTGGTCTTCCCCACACCGGAGTCCCCCAGAGCAAGGAGCTTTATAAGGTAGTCATAATCCCCATCCGTCATAATTAGGAGTGCGATGAACCTGcaaaacagcacacacacacacacatttagtacAATGGAAGTAGTATGGACCGGAGGAAAattcacaacaacacacatacacacagaagaaAGTGATTATGTGGGGACCAGGGtgaaccttcacacacacacacacacacacacacacacacacacacacacacacacacacacacacacacacacacacacacacacacacacacacacacacacacacacacacacacagcgtgaaTCTTTAAGACACAAAAGACATGTGAGGGGGAATCAACTGGCAACAGTTAAGTGCAATGTTGTGTAACTGTCACAATGATTGCATTTGTAGCTTGAACTATTAAATTATTGAGGATTGAGCAAAATACCATCGTGAGTTGGTGAGTACAGTGAAAGTTTGGGTGAGTTTTTAAACAGTGATCCAAAATCCAATAATCAACATGGATTTAATAAGTGGTGTGGACTCATTAAAATGGGCTTGAAGGAACAGGAGGACATAGTAGACTGAAATGACATGAGATTGCAAGTAATTTACAGATTTTTCTTTTCCATTAATTGAGATACCTTAACTTATCTCTTATTTATCTTCTCACATCACATCTTAAAGGAATACTCCTTTAATATATTAGACTTCCCCTCTGTGAAATTATGAGCATGCACCATGTTTCTGTCCACAAAACAGCAGAGTTATGGAGCCACCTTGATATTAACCTTATTGTGCTTTCAAAAGGGCACAGGGGGATTTCATTACGCCTGTCTGCCAATTCCCAGACTGATTTGATTTGGGGAATAAAGATATTGTTCTTCTGTTGGTACCTTACGGACACAGTAAGAAGCAGCAGTGATTGGCTATGTAATGTTATGATTCCCTCATCTCTTAAAGCCAATCAAATAAAAGGTAATCTTGAAGCCATTTACTTGAAACAAAGTGACATAACATCCCAAACATATTGGGGCCAACTATGCCTGGTATACTGAATGTAGAGAATGCAGTTGTTCTCATTTACCAAGGTACAAATACTACTATTACTAGAAGTAATGTTTTACAGAAGGGATAATCCTTTGGCATTGtattaaaaactacaaaataaatatatatcataccTAATAAGTATATCCCAGTGTCCACCCTAATATGGGGGACAGTGTGTACGATAGTACATAGATAATTAGCCTAAGAGGTTCATCACATACAAGCTATACTCTCTGCTCTTTATTAAAGAGCATTATTTAACATTATGACACATTTCTTAAAGATGATTACTTTGTTAATTAAGAGTATCTCAATATTTACTATTATGATGTATTTAACACATTTCTGAATCAGGACAAATCCTCCTCATTGCTAGTGCAGTGGTTACAGGTTAGGACTTTCAAAGTACTTAGTACTTAGAATGGACAAATCAATAGGATCCCCCACTTGCCCTAACACTGGCCAAAGACACCACTTTCCACATAGAAGTGTGACATGTTACTCCCATGTGAATATCTATTCAACTTTTACTGAAAATGGTAATATATTCTGTTTACTGGTTATAGTCTGATGATGTTTATGCGACATTGTGTGCTCTTTGCATTGAATGTATGGATGTTTATTctggaaacagacagacagacagtcagacagaccgacagacagagagacagaccaacagacagacagagaggacgaTGATACGTAtctgagaaagacagagacacataAAGTGCACATTAATATTTcatctgtgtttgtgaatgcatGATTTCAAGTGAGTGATGAGGTTAAATATAAAAGGCAGTCTGTGCTGTAGAAACAAAGTGtatatttcaaatgtattttccatgtCACTCTAAAGTAAGTGGATTTGTATGGAGAGTACAGTTGGCTGATATATTGATACTATACTATTAATATCCTGATATAAGATGACAAAATTAAACAGTTTTTGTAAAGATATTTTCACAGCAATGACTACCATTCTTGAATAAACACTCTTCACCAATTAAATGTAATAATGCAGTATTGTGTGAAAGCTGTAGTTCctggcacgcgtgtgtgtgatgcgatgtgcgtgtgcgtgtgcgtgagcatgtgcgtgtgtgtgagtagccTGTAGCTATATATTTAGACGCTGAAGTCATGAGACTCTCATTCCCGGGAAACACAGGAGGACTGGAGGGCAAGGCGagccaagacacacacagcacacagcccCCAAACTAGCCAAGAAGCCAACTGGACAAGAAGCTAAAGACAAGCTTTCAATAAACTAAAGACAAGCTTTCAATAAACTAAAGACAAGCTGTCCTAGAAGCTAAAGACAAGCTATTTAATAAGCTAAAGATCAGCTAGGCAAGAAACTAAAGACAAGTTATTGAATAAGTTGAAGAAAAGCTAGCCAAGAAACTAAAGTAAAGCTAGCCTATGAGATAAAGACAAGCTAACCaataaaagaaggaaaagatTGCCAAGAAGCTGAAGCTGAAGCCAAGGACATATGCAAAGTTACCTAatatgaaaataattatttgaacCATTATTTATAGCCGTTGATGCCATTAACAGGTTAGCATGATCGAGGTGTGAGGTTAAAAGGGTTGCCGAAATATTTTGAATAAACAAACACTAACCTAATTATTCAACTAAAGAAATACATGACTCACTCAAAATCCAAGACTGCTGCTGTTTCTGTCTTTCGACACTCTTCACAAATGTCTACATAGTTGTACAAAGAAGAGTCAGGGGTGATGAATGAGGACCCTACATAGCATACTGGGAGACTGTGGTTAACGGTTTGTATCCAACATGCTACTTTTGACAGGTGATACACTGACAGTCACCACACCATGTTGTACAGGGATCCAAGGTAGTATTCTGTCCATCTTTATAAACAGTTTTCTTTTACATACATTTTTCATGCACTATTTTCTATCTGTTTTGCCTAGCCATACTTTTGTTTCATAGATATTGTTTCACAGTACAATCGTATGGCCTAACATGAAGCACTAATGAGACAGATGTGTATTTCCAGGCCTTCTTATCCACAGAGCGTTCTGGCTTCATGAACACAACTCTCCACCGCTACCTGGCTACCACGGCAACAGCATGAGGGGAAGGAGAGTACAACAAAGTGCAAAGAACAAAGGAGAGTAGGACAGAGTGCAGAGTAAAGAATAAAGTAGAGTAGAATTAAGTGTATAGTATACAGTTAGTATAAATAATGGTAGAGTAGAACATATTAGAATAGGGAACACAAGTACATAGTAGAGTAAAATAGAGTAGAACATGTTTAcatatgaggagagaggaggagaggggacaagaggagagaggaggagaggagatgataagaaaagagaggggagaggaggatgagaggagacgagaggagaggagacaagaggagaaaggaggagcggggaggagacaagaggag
It encodes:
- the LOC130372385 gene encoding ras-related protein Rab-27B-like; this encodes MTDGDYDYLIKLLALGDSGVGKTTFLYRYTDNKFNPKFITTVGIDFREKRVVYTASNPNGTTAGKTFKVHLQLWDTAGQERFRSLTTAFFRDAMGFLLMFDLTSQQSFLNVRNWMSQLQANAYCENPDIVLVGNKADLADQREVQEKQAKELADKYGIPYFETSAATGVEVDKAVITLLDLVMKRMEQCVDKPPAEPANGNGATKLSPAQPNEKKCAC